Part of the Nicotiana sylvestris chromosome 5, ASM39365v2, whole genome shotgun sequence genome is shown below.
CTTATTCCCCTCACTTCACATCCTTTATCTCACAACCTTAACTAAATTTAGTTGTACTTGATCAGTAACTGTACTAAAACAGTACCCTTTCAGTCACTATTTTGCTTGGATTCTTCTTTATTAACGGAAGCAGCACAATTTTATCACTTGAATCACTGATCATGTTTTTTGGTTAATAATAGTATATGTTTACCTTGTACAGTTGGAGCGTGGTTTACATGGCCTCGAGCCTCTTGCTGTTGCCAACTTCCCGACGAAGAAGTACGGCGATGTGTTTTTTACCTCTGCAGAAGATGCTCAGTAAGTTGATATTTGCTTCAACTTCTACATATTATGTAAGGTTAAGATAACTAGCACTTTGTTCTAGTTGATGGTTCTTGACTTCTTCATAAGATGGACTAATTTTATCTTGATCGCACAAAGCaaatttattttttgttgaaAGAAGGAATGAAAAATAGGATTGCatataaaacaaaaaagaaaaagaagttgaattaggATTATGAATATGTGTTCAGATTGTGTTGTACTTTTTCAACGTTTATACATCTGTTAATCCCATACGGTTAAATTTTAATATGATGTTGGAATGATGTGTATTTGGGAACCTGATACATCTGAAGAATGACATCATTAAGTCAGTAATTGCCTGCATTTGTGGAGGGATAATGTGGAGGTTCTTTACAATTTTGATGGGAATCTTGTTATCCATTTAAAGAACGTTTGGAGCAAGAAAAAGTGTCTGCTGAGTGCTAACATAATTTTGTGTGCTCGGATAAGGATGCTGACAGCTATGTGTATTTTGTGTTAGTTGCATCGATGTTTTAAATATGTAGCTAGTTACATTAATTCAGCCTTGACAACATTGTTGAAGATGTCTGAAGATCTAGTGTTGTGGCATACCTGGGGCTACTAAACACTATGTGTGTAGTTCAACCACCAGTGGAGTCTGCGTGTGGTGAAGAAAGTCAGGTTAGACATGAACTGCTACTTGTAGCTCGTATTGGGAGATGGTATGTTGGAGATGGAACCCAACATATTACATATGTCATTCTATGTAAAAATTTGTATGACAATTATAGCTTGCCCCTAATTTAAGTTTGTATGTTCTTTTCATAAGTTCTTACTTTGTTTAACAACTGAGAATAGCATTCATGGTGAGTGTTAGTATGTGCACCTGCTCTGCAAAGTGAATTACTTCTGGAGAAACTAAATCAGATTTAGtttcaaatttgaaatttttcGAGTCATTTGGGGTAAAGCGATCAGGAAAACTAGTTAAAGATCAAGAGAAGAAGGCATTCTTGGTTGAGAGAATTGTTATACCGGTGTTCCTTTGTATTCAGTTACATTCGCTCTGCCTGTTGCTTTCCTTGTGCTGCGTCCTCCAGTTACAGGAGAACAAACAACCAACACTAGGTCTACATGGCATTATAATATGACCGAATTATGCTAGAGATTGGGTTAAAAAGTGAGAGCCTAAGATCACATAGATTTCCTGTATATTGAAAATTATGATTAGCTACATTTGTCATTTTATCCTGACCCTTTAGATCTGCCTGGTTTATGATACATTCATACAAACGTCTGAGTTTTGGATATTGCCTTGTTTTGCTTATGAAGACCTTCAATAAGAGCAAAGGTGTTTGGATATTTGTTCAAGGACAAATCCAAGATTGTAAGTCAATCGGTCGGAGTATCAATAAACCCATTACTATATGAACTTCACACACACATACGTAGGCGGATCCATATTTGAATTTAAAGGGTTCAGATTTTAAGTTTTTTAGCATTGCACATTGTTAAAATTATGGGTTCAGATCTAATATTTGTTGAAATTTTAGTAggtttttacatataaatttataTTCCATGTCGAAAGTTATGTGTTCAGTTGAACCCGTATCGGAAAGACTACATTTGCccctgcacacacacacacacacacacatatatatatagtaaaaatattttaactgTATATATGTATCGGTCGAGCTGAAGGTTACATCCTCACCTGCTCAATTTTGTAGACTTGCGactgcatttgttttccttttgcatAAGCTCTGAAAATCGCAGTTTCTACCTTTTCCTCTATGTTTCAGTGTGATGCTTCCCAGCTGCCTCCCTTCCGGAAAGGGAGAAGTACTATAGATTTCACTGTGCACATATGTTTGTATTTCTAGATGAAAGCCTGGAGTGATTGCATTTTACCTATATAAATATCTCAGATTTTCCTTTTActgataaaataaataaaaaaatgttaGAATTCCCTTTTtgcattcttttttcttttttctttcatgtGGTATTACAATTCCTTGTCAACTGGTATAGTGGTTCACCTTCAATATCATCAGTTTCCTCTGAATTAAAGGTGAAATATTTCCGTTCACTCTCCATGTCTCTAAAACACTACTTATCCTGGATTATCGCAGGCAGTAACCATAATATGTTACGGTAATGAGAAAAAGTTCACTGCTTTGATGTCTTGGTTAAAATGCAATCGTTTTGGCTATTAAGGCTTTGCTCATCTGAAACTTGTCCAGACTAATCAAtaggcttcttttttttttggggggggggggggggaaggtccTTTTGTTACTTCTTAAGTCACGTGAAGTCCATTTGCTGTTCTTGTTCAATCCTGTGTTTAGAGCCTCATAACTTTGAGGCATTAGGTTTTGAAGAATATAGAAGCAGGTTAGCGTTGGGTTAAAAGCATCATATATACTTGCCTTTATAATCAGAGAATCTAACTGCTTGGTAGGAAAGAATTGACTGGAAACCATTTATTGATGACTTTTAGACTATAATGAAGTCATGAACAAAGCATTAGATAGTCTCTATAGAGAGGGAAGAGAAGAGATTTGATCAGAGATGTCCAGAGGGAGTAAGTCCAACTTTCTTGGTTCTGTGTTGGGCCTGTTGGTCATAGAAACTCTAATTAGATTAATGAAAAGCCTAAGTATTATTTATTGCGAGGGAGATACAAGATTAGAAATTCCATTTTGAATTGGGTGCCAAAAGATGTCTCTTTAAAACTGTATCCATGTTTCTCCTAAATGTCGcataatcatcatcatcattcattGTACAGGAGAAATGGCCTTTTTTTCTGGTGATAATTGTTGGAAAATATATCACGAATTGTGCATGTAATGTTGTCTATGTAGTACAGTCGTCTGTAAAATTGTCCCAGTGTTTTCATGTTAAATACTATGACTGACATAGATAGGATACATATTTGACATGCATGTGACCATAGTTGAATTTTTATCATTGTTAATACGCTGAACGAACGTGGTTAAACATATTGTGTACATCCGATGTTGAAGTGGCACCTAAAGGGATAGCACTTAACGCCTTTCCCTTAAGTTGAGATCTTTGCTtgaattattatattttttatggtCACTGTATCTTGTGTGTTATAGTTCAGAAATTTTGTAGCTTGTGAATATTGCAAAATTCAATGAGACATAGCTTGTCACGTTAACATAACCATTTACCTTATAACTTCCTTTCCATCTTTGTAGATGCATAGTCTGCCTTGCCGACTATCAGGAGCAGGACACGTTACGTATTATGCCATTATGTGGGCATTCCTTCCATGCAACATGTATCGACATATGGTTTCAGCAGCACTCCACGTGCCCAGTTTGTCGAATTTCTCTACGTGAGACTCCTGAAAAAAAGCGATTTATGCAACCTTTGTTTAGTTCAGCTATCCGATCTCACTATGCAATGGACTCCCTTAATCTTAGTTCAAACGGTTGTCTATCATCTGGGCAGAGGCATTCTCCAATATTGCATGACAGCCTGAGAACGGACTCCACCACAGACGCTCACTGTCCACCTGAGGGTGTTAGAATGGTAGTCAGAGAGAACGATGTTATTTTGAACGAGGATACTCTGAACGCGAAACACTCAGAAAACAAACAAGTTGAGAGCCCATCAAATGCATAAGCTGTTAAGTCAAGACTGCAGATTTCTAAATTGACAGAGATTGTAGGACTTCACAATGTAGGTATCGTGTTCATTCTGTTACCCCATTACCCAGATTTTGATTTGGTAGATAACTTACTGCTCGTGCCTCGTAGCCTTTGGTAAATATAGCAAGGCAatgtttcttttattattttttctcctTATCTTCTTCCTTTAAATACTTCACAGTAGCCAGGATTAGTAGCATTTTATAGTCACGATAAACTTGGTTATGCTTCAATTTTCAAGCTTGAAGGTGGTGATAGTTGTGTCGAACGATTAGTTCAGCTCCTTGCTGCACAATGACACTTACATATGAGTGTAGTAGACAAGATTGTATCGACATATTCTATGTGTTATTTCACTTGAACCTGTTAGTTCTTAGTTCTTTAAGTACTATGTTTTCGCCACAACTCTGTATGAAGCGTATGAGAAATCACACTTTTTAATAGACCATGTTATTAGGAGAAATactaggggtcgtttggttaggAAACAAGTTATCCCAGGATTAATTATTACGGGATTGGCGATCCCGAAATTATTATTCCACTCTTCCATAGGGATAAAGAAACACTATAATTCTGGGATTACTAATCTCGAGATTAGTTATACTGCGATTTTATCCCAACCAAATGTGACATAAACTCATAAATTTAATCTCGTGATTAATAATCCCTTCTCCCGTACCAAACGAGCCCATAGGTAAGTGGTAGCTATTCTAGCAAGTCTTTTGTGGAGGTGTAGCACTAGGCTAGTAACTTATTATACTAGTCTCGGTTCCTTAAGGTTGTACGAACTGTAATAGTAGTTGAGAAACCTCCGGTCCCGAGTTGGCTTAAGCCATGCCTTTAGTAAAGAATTCTCGCCACCTCACATGTTCAAGGGCACTGGTCTCACACGTCCACTATCCCATGGACTATGGTGTACTTTTCAAGTTACCAAGTCATCTTTTGTATAAATATTTATATACGTTGGTTTAAAATGATATGATTGTATAAATAAATTCTTTTCTTTCACGGTTGGGCATAACTCTAAGATTCATGTGTACATCGTACCTCTTTCGCAAGTCCAATTGGAGTCAACTTTGTGATTTAAATCGATTTAGCGTAGTTCTCATGATGCAGTACTTTGATCGAGAggatatatagaaaaaaatttccTTACCTTTTTTACATTATGTACCTTTTCGTCCTTTTTAACTTTTCATACGTGGACATTTTAAAGGCATATGTGGAACTAGTAACTTGAAAAATAAGGCAACTAACTTTTTTTAAACAAGTTAAATCTATTTATTATTAAAAAGAAAGAAGCCATCCATGAGAATTTGCCCGAGTGTTGCTTTAATAAAATGCCCTGTGGCAATTTTAGGACAAATTAGTTAAAATTAGGttgttttttgaatttgaatttcaAAATATTGAAATAACtatcttttcacatttttaaaaATTAACTTATCAACAACGACTAATTTTAGGAAGTTACCAAGAAGTAATAAAATTGGAATTTTTACACCCTATAGAAAACcttagtaccctatttattttaaataaataccattttaaaatattacatcctatagataccttttatactttatagccaaatatctaattatagttacatcctacatttaaggcaccatatatgctaaataatatttttctctctcctttttagtCTTTTCTCTCACATAATCACAGTAAAATTGACTAACCACGTTCTCTCTCTTTTTGCATACACTTTACTCTTTCTCCCTCAACCCACGATTCATACCTCTTTTCCCACCAAATTCTCTAGTTCTCCTCCATTATCACTCCATTATCTTGACCATCGCAGATCCACGGACTTTTCACCTTGTTTGATACAGATCACGATGGGAAGATCAGCAAGGACGATTTGATCGCCTGTTTAAGAAGATATCCTTTGTTGATTGCCCTTTTCTCACCTTGTTTATTGCAACAAACTTGCCCATAGCTGGTCTATAGTATGGAGAAGTGAACTAAGTTGATGGACATAGGCACCATTAATGGTAGAGAATCCTTTTTTGGCCTTCTACTAGTGTTGTGAACTACTAATATATCTCAGATGTGTTAGGGAGCTGACCAGCCGGAATTAATGGCTGGCCGCCGGCCGGCGAAGCCATAAGGCTGTTTCTCTCTCTAGATCGCCCAAATCGACtatttgtattcagttgtattcaaatgtatatttcagctgtattcacatgtattcagtagcattcatttatatattcacatgtattcaagagttttattcagctgtattcagttgtattttgttgtattcaagtgttttattcagatgaattaagttgtattttgttgtattcaactgtatacaGTTCTActcaactgtattattcatatgtatttctctttattcagctataatctttattatgtatctttcaaatacagattaatgagggatcgttttagtccgttgagttaaattaggagaatatcatgtgatttgatttccttccgTTTTTAACCAGTTTAACCTTCCAGATTTTGCGCAGATACGTTACTGTATTTAACGTTAATGTCGCTTGAATACAGCTAAATACATGTCAAACTTAGCTGGAATTCCAGTTTTTACGCctatttttttggttgtattaatgaatacaacagcttaaatacatgaaatacattgtataaaaacataaaaggtatctataacacgtaatataacaaatgatatctataaatggctaattagacctaaaagatggtgctttatgaaaaattctcaataaaatttggtgaaaatagCATGGGCTAGCGTTTTCGGACTGTAATGAAAAAATAGCaagcatttgcaaagtcattgaaaaatagccactattttgctgtaacacggaaagatccaacataatatactggagattgatgCATCTGTGTatgaatttccagcatattatgctggtaCTCCAATACAcgaaaagttccaacataatatactagagattggagtacttgtgtatgaacttccagcatattatgctggaccagtatattatactggatctccagtatattattctGGAAGTCCAGTACATTATACTGAAACAtttgtatattatgctggaactccagtatattataccaGAACCccaatatattatactagaaTATTATcaggattttgaacagtgttttcgtccAGATTTAACTTTACATGAAAactggctaaatttcgattaagTATTGAAACTGTGGTccaattaccacttgtaaatctggctatttttgaatttcggaACGATTGTGTGCATACTCTAATGATGATAATTAGTTTATTTTTTCAATTTGAAtttaaaaataatgaaatatCAAATTTATTACATTCTGTGAAAATTAAGTTACCAACAAAGTCCAATAAAATATCTTTGCAGCTTCTTTATTTGCTTTATCACCGCTCCATTCTGTCTAAAATTTTAAACCCCAGGGAATGTGCGCTTCAAACACCCTACGATGTACCTCCACAATCTCTAACTCATAACCGACAAATCCGTCTTAAACGGATTCTCAGTATCATGATTCTTCAAATTTCTCATATCAGTTTCACATTTACAGTATATACCTCcaattctttctcttttcttcgcATACCACTCAATAATTATGGATTACAGGAGGTAAGTTCTATGATTTGTAATTCTAGAACACTCATTAAATTTCTATAATAGATAAATCCTTGGAACTAATTTTGACCTTCTCTGAATTATGAACAAATATTTAACTAGAATTTAGAAAAAGCAACGAATTTTTCAGTTCTTTATTCCTTTCACTCCTTGCTTCTCTAGATTATGACATATATTCAACTAGAACATAGAAAAGCAGCAAATTTTTCAGTTCTTTCTTCCTTCACTCCTTACTTTTCTTCTATTTCGTTGTCATATAATTTGTTCAATAAAAAGAGTAACAGGCTATTAAGATTTCAATGACATTGTATTCTGCGTTAACTCATTGATTACACTCTGTATTAGTGTCTTTATTTTAATTTACACTTCTTCTCAATTAACATAGGACTTAATGACGGCTGAAATAAATTTCGTCAGCGAAATTAACAGCAAGTCAATAAATTGGAAACTAAAGGTTCGTATTGTCAGGCTTTGGGAAAATCCGGACGCGACAGATCTGATAGCCTTTTTTCAATTGACATTATTCTGATGTTTGAAAGGGTACTATTTCAAAATTTATGATTACTTTCTATTTTGCATTATTTACATATATGTGTAAGTATATTACATTCATATACGAAATAATATAGTCATTTTTACTAATTGAATATTTTTGTAGGGCGACCACATTCACGCAAGTATTGGCAGGTCTTTTATCCAAAGGTTCAAACAAGAAATTAAGGTTTGTACATCATAAAGAATTTCGTGGTTTGTCTAAATCAATTCTAATTATAGCCCAGTTTACCATTCGCGATTGCGCGAGTACCTTTGCGATAGCGAAGAAGAAAACACCAAAA
Proteins encoded:
- the LOC104223456 gene encoding RING-H2 finger protein ATL38-like, producing the protein MISSGTNLVMTVIGFAVSTMFIVFVCTRLICARIQLNARRRSFAYASRSDLSILERGLHGLEPLAVANFPTKKYGDVFFTSAEDAQCIVCLADYQEQDTLRIMPLCGHSFHATCIDIWFQQHSTCPVCRISLRETPEKKRFMQPLFSSAIRSHYAMDSLNLSSNGCLSSGQRHSPILHDSLRTDSTTDAHCPPEGVRMVVRENDVILNEDTLNAKHSENKQVESPSNA